The genomic stretch TGCTGGAAAAAACATACTCAGATGATAACCCAGTCTTGGTATATTGTTTCACTAAAGCTTCACGTACACTATCAAGCATATCGATCGTTCTTGCTTTACCAGTTTTTGTAGTACCCTCTATACCTTCACTGATATTTCTACGTACGATGATCTTGTTGGAGTTGAAATCTATATCATCCCACTTTAGAGCGATGAGCTCTCCTGATCTCATACCAGTGAAGAATGCAACGGTGATATAGGACTTGAAAAAACCTGCAGCATTATCTATAAGAGTGATAACCTCTTCCATTGTAAATGGTAAGATGTCATCAGTTTCTGTATATTTTGGTA from Sulfurovum zhangzhouensis encodes the following:
- a CDS encoding tyrosine-type recombinase/integrase, with product PKYTETDDILPFTMEEVITLIDNAAGFFKSYITVAFFTGMRSGELIALKWDDIDFNSNKIIVRRNISEGIEGTTKTGKARTIDMLDSVREALVKQYTKTGLSSEYVFSS